A DNA window from Drosophila sechellia strain sech25 chromosome X, ASM438219v1, whole genome shotgun sequence contains the following coding sequences:
- the LOC6614923 gene encoding U4/U6.U5 tri-snRNP-associated protein 2 has protein sequence MAQTQASAAKRMKLEKKPANPVEEDETPSVFNPKYRVCPYLDTINRNLLDFDFEKLCSISLTRINVYACLVCGKYFQGRGTNTHAYTHSVGEAHHVFLNLHTLRFYCLPDNYEIIDSSLDDIKYVLNPTFTRQEISKLDQLQPKHSRTVDGVLYLPGVVGLNNIKANDYCNVVLHALSHVGPLRDYFLQKQSYAHVMRPPGDSVFTLVQRFGELMRKMWNPRNFKSHVSPHEMLQAVVLWSSKRFQITEQGDPIDFLSWFLNTLHRALKGNKQPNSSILYKIFLGEMKIYTRKIPPVELDDATKAKLLATEEYKDQVEDKNFIYLTCDLPPPPLFTDEFRENIIPQVNLYQLLSKFNGSAEKEYKTYKANFMKRFEITRLPQFIILYIKRFTKNTFFLEKNPTIVNFPIKHVDFGDILGMRQRDKDVKDTKYNLVANIVHDGDPKKGTYRAHILHKANGQWYEMQDLHVTEILPQMITLTESYIQIYERCPNSS, from the exons CATGAAGCTGGAGAAGAAGCCGGCAAATCCCGTGGAAGAGGATG AGACGCCTTCTGTGTTCAATCCGAAGTACAGGGTGTGCCCCTACTTGGACACCATCAACCGTAATCTGCtggatttcgatttcgagAAGCTGTGCTCCATTTCGCTGACGAGGATCAATGTTTATGCGTGCCTGGTGTGCGGCAAGTACTTCCAGGGACGTGGCACCAACACCCACGCCTACACGCATTCCGTGGGCGAGGCGCATCACGTGTTCCTCAATCTGCACACTCTGCGATTCTACTGCCTGCCGGATAACTACGAGATCATCGACTCCTCGCTGGACGATATCAAATACGTGCTGAATCCGACGTTCACACGCCAGGAGATTAGCAAGTTGGATCAGTTACAGCCGAAGCATTCGCGAACCGTGGACGGTGTTCTGTACTTACCCGGCGTCGTGGGTTTGAACAACATCAAAGCCAACGACTACTGCAATGTGGTGCTGCATGCACTCTCCCACGTCGGTCCACTCAGGGACTACTTCCTGCAAAAGCAAAGCTATGCGCATGTCATGCGGCCACCTGGCGATTCCGTGTTCACGCTAGTGCAACGTTTCGGCGAACTAATGCGCAAGATGTGGAATCCGCGGAACTTTAAGTCGCACGTTTCGCCACACGAGATGCTGCAAGCTGTGGTGCTTTGGTCCAGCAAGCGTTTCCAGATCACCGAGCAAGGCGATCCCATTGACTTTCTGTCCTGGTTCCTCAATACCCTGCACCGCGCCCTCAAGGGCAACAAACAGCCGAATTCTTCTATACTCTACAAGATATTTCTGGGCGAGATGAAGATCTACACGCGCAAGATACCGCCCGTTGAGTTGGACGACGCGACCAAGGCGAAACTGCTGGCCACAGAGGAGTACAAGGACCAGGTGGAGGACAAAAATTTCATCTACCTCACATGCGATctaccgccgccgccgctgttCACCGACGAGTTCCGCGAGAACATCATACCGCAGGTGAACTTATATCAGCTGCTGAGCAAGTTCAATGGCTCCGCCGAAAAGGAGTACAAGACTTACAAGGCCAACTTTATGAAGCGCTTCGAAATCACCCGCCTGCCGCAGTTCATCATTCTGTACATCAAGCGATTTACCAAGAACACATTCTTCCTGGAAAAGAATCCCACCATTGTGAACTTCCCCATCAA GCACGTGGACTTTGGCGACATTCTGGGCATGCGGCAGCGCGACAAAGATGTCAAGGATACGAAATACAATCTGGTGGCGAATATTGTGCACGACGGCGATCCCAAGAAGGGCACCTATCGTGCCCACATCCTGCACAAGGCTAACGGCCAGTGGTACGAGATGCAGGACCTGCATGTCACCGAGATCCTGCCGCAGATGATCACGCTCACCGAGTCCTACATCCAAATCTACGAGCGCTGTCCAAACTCCTCGTGA